Sequence from the Plasmodium yoelii strain 17X genome assembly, chromosome: 10 genome:
gtatttatatgtaaatttgctatatttttatcttgcAAAAATACATCCTTTGATTTTTCTGCTAAGATGTTTCCAATATCAAGGTCGTATAAATATACAGTATTTTGCCTACTCAATAATGCATAACATGTATTAATCGGGTTTACTGGGGaggttataatattttttttttgatgtgTAACTTGATTCAGTgaattatttccttttttattataatgttttAGCAAATGAAATAATTCTTGAACAGTTTTCTGgtgaaatatattaatagtgTTGTTATGGGATTCTATGTTATTaagtttaataaaaaataaataaaaatttaaaaaagaaaacttTGTTTCTTTTAAAGTAAAAAGAAAAGGTCGACCTATATTCATCATTCTGACATCTTTATCTTCTCTGCCAGCAGCCATAAATGTAAATGTGGAAGATGGAAAAATTTTTGCAAAAATTTCATAAATACATTCCTCTACTGATATTTGAGATACAgatgaattatttattaaccATTTTGTTTGagaacaatttttattatatttattataatatccaaaaatgcataaattattaatagaaacatatatatctatattgaaatttaaatttatatcagAGTAATTTGTCTTCATGTCATCATTttgtattaaattatttatatcttcagTATGATAATCTAATAAAGGATGGTTTTCAtctaaaatattaaaaacatttattttttgattgttatcatttattaatttttttttttttgcattaaATTTGTTATCATCGTTTTCATCATCACTACTACCATTGGGGCAAACGGTTTTAGCGTTATTATCAATGTTGTGATTATtggaattattaatattattatttctttggtcattgttaattttttcgtGATGAACATCCTTAATTGTATTATTGTAATCGaaggaatatatattaaaaactaatgtgcaatttttatataggcTGGTAATAAATTTGATCATATCATCGTTCAAATCtaataatgtaaatatttttttataaaatgttaaataaacataaattaAGGTATAAGTAAAGGATGTACATATATTGTTTCTGACAGTgttatcttttattttagtttttataataatatgatcttttattttttcataaattttttgaaatgATTCTAAGGTGAAATCTTGTATACTTTTAATATCTTTtcctatatataaatataagaaaaataatatgatgtCAACATTATTTAAAAGATTATTAGCAACATTTATagcattattaatattttgaataatttgTTTTCTTTCTTTTACACCCAATGTAagtttatttttcattaaatcattatgaaaatgactctttttattatataacattattaaaTCGATATTGTGTAACCCATTACACAATTTACACaaatgcatatttatataagcCTTTTGATATGGATTTTCAAACTCATTTTGcgtattttcattttctgtaTTAAGATATTGAAGAAATTGTTCCATATTATTATCTAGGTAATAAGAATTTGCTTTGtttgcatttttttcacaGCAATCATTTTCCATATTATCGTTGTTTCtgtctttttcatttttaccTTCACATTTGTTATCACAAATATAATCGCTCAAAAAGTATCTGTCAAAATATAAGAGGTCGTGATCATTAGCATTTTTGTTTGATATAAAGCAACGAAAACATATATTAGCCATTCTGTTCTTTTTTATGGGTAAACTAATGGGAGAAAAACATAGATGACAAAATTAACTGAACATATATAACACTAATAAAAGCGCTGATCGATGGAAaatcatatacatatatgcgTGTGATTTGTTCGCATATATTTTCGCAAATgttaaattttcaaaatttgttTGATACCATTTGTGGTATATTAcgaaacaaatatataaatgccTTTATACAAGCTTGAgtttcatattttaattttttttttgcattttagatgtatttaatatataatttaacaaaaaataattaaaatttatattttatatgcttGTGTATGCATTGTTAGTGTGTGGTAGGgggaaatatataaacaaaaaatggaataaaagGAAAAGAGATAAAATGGGATATAAACTTGTTCATTTGTGTTTCAACATTGAAAACACACAAATAAATTCTAAAccaaatgaaaaaaacatatcaaatatgtaaaacaaaaaaataatatgatttattttttatatcgtTTTTTTAAAGCCAAGTATATATGATCCTCTCCCATTTCATATGCTATatagattttttttatatttttgtgatGATTCTTTTTCACTATTCTTCTTAAAATTTTCTTATTATTAGTTTTTAATATgtgatttattattactCCTTTCAATAATCctaaatttatacatatttaagaataattttttttaaaatatgcgTGTTTACAGGTATCTCTAATCTTGTATAATTGCAAATAAATATGCACATACAAACCATGGCAAATAACGTGCCTAATAGATAACAGTTAACCACGAATTCAATATTAAAACTGAATACAGATAgttttaaagtatttttaatatatatataggatttacttttttttaaatagattaaattaaaatataaagtttGTTATTTCATGTGAGATTAAAGAGAAAAATTATACTTTTTAGGAGCacatataatgaatatatacaatatacatatgcttACACATATATGCCGATTATGTTCCATATATTAAAACAAGTTTTACCCATTAAAaatcataaataaataaaaaacaaaacgaGGTGTATagtttgaattatttttacaaattatTTAACACCTGAGATATTGAATTTTTAGTTCTATCTATTACATTTATTATCATGCAAaacaataatttaataaatcaaGAGTTAGGCATGTTTTCCTATAAAGACCCTGAATTATGGAAcgatgaaaatatatatgatgaaaCCCAAGCCCCGTGGTTTTATCATATTAATAACcgtaataaaaaatcaaaaagcaatataatatatatatataattgaacatataaatatacaactAAGTCCTAATATGTGAATAAGGGAGTGTATATCTGCATATATAGTTATGCATCAacatgttatatatttaaatatttatgataaCCAATGAAAACCTGAAATAGGAATGCATTTTTCTTACTATAACAtggttcatatatttttatttgggttatgcatttttatataataaatatatgatgcGTTGAATTGGGTTCATTATTATGCTACAAAAATGTGTTTGTGTATTTTTGcactttattaatattttccttttcctttttatacAATCACTATACAGTGCTCGATCTAAATAAGGAAGACTtgataaacataaaaaacataattgATAATGATAAGAAGAGGGGAGTGATATATAATAGCATATTAGATGTAATAGATTTTCAAACATATTACGGTATAATGCGTAAAATTAATAGCAACATGAACAGTGCGTTGTCGGTTTATCTATTTTCATGTAAATActtcttaaaaaaatactcCAAAGAGCCAGATACAGATGGAAGGGTTAAAtttgttttcatttttgGAAATAACACCTCAGATTTagtaaatataaaacatgaaaattaaagaaaacaTTCACACAGtgggaatatatatttatataaattttgtgaatatagtttttattgcctttgtttttgttattaaaatatacatatggaTAAACAcactatatttatttacatattttataggACTCTGTATGCTcttcaataatatatagtttttttttatacatatggTATAGCTTAAAAGGTAAAATAGACAAAGGAAGTGAAGATAATACATTGATGTTTTTTGTTCctgttataaatattaaaaggaGTGATATGCGTCTTAAAATTTTGGTAGAAACAAAAATTaggcatatatatatatgtgtatgtatataattattgtCAAATTGTATTAACtgtttaaaataattattagtATAATTGAATTTTGGGATATATGTATGGAATTTTTCGTATAATTTATCATTTGTGTCGTTATTGATAATgtaattttgtttattaggAGAAATGGTGGTTAGAAAGATGTGAAATTAAAAATCCAGAAGAAATTTTAGTTTTTAACGATAATGAGCATTTATTAAATGTACGTAAAGCTTTATAAGGAAAATAAAACGCTGAAATACCATATACATGCATTAGAagttgcatatatttttttaatattatttataattttgtctACACTTTTTTATACAGGTTCTAAAATATGATTATAAATACTATATATGTTTAGTAGACTTTAACAATTTCGAGGCTAATAATATTTAGTAAGTATTTTCTTTTTGGTTTTCGTATTTCATCGATTTTATTATAGTTGcagtatatatatgcatatcaCACAAATTAATcgtgtatttttttattttattagcAATGGAGATAATGTTAAATCGATAATTGACCACCATGTGTATAAGGGAACAGGAGAAAACCATAGAATAACAAAATCAATTTATCCAATTTGTGTTTGCAGTTGCATGGTTATTATATCTTATTTAGTAagtgataaaaaattaattaaaaattacaaTAATCAATTATGATTATAAGTGCAAATggaacaataaaataaaaaatatatgaaaatagtaaatagttaaaaaatataaataaatgaactTCTTCAATTTTAGTATAAGCATTCTAGTGATTTTCTCGGAGTAccatttgttaataaaagtatattatgGTTAATGTATGGAGCTATTTTAAAAggttaaaagaaataaaaaatatatattataaataaatggtATAATAACATTGTGACCTAGGCAAATTGttgaatgcatatatattcaaaGGGTACTAATATTTGTTTCCTAATATGTTATGATTCACATtctgatatatatatatttg
This genomic interval carries:
- a CDS encoding pseudouridine synthase, putative, whose product is MANICFRCFISNKNANDHDLLYFDRYFLSDYICDNKCEGKNEKDRNNDNMENDCCEKNANKANSYYLDNNMEQFLQYLNTENENTQNEFENPYQKAYINMHLCKLCNGLHNIDLIMLYNKKSHFHNDLMKNKLTLGVKERKQIIQNINNAINVANNLLNNVDIILFFLYLYIGKDIKSIQDFTLESFQKIYEKIKDHIIIKTKIKDNTVRNNICTSFTYTLIYVYLTFYKKIFTLLDLNDDMIKFITSLYKNCTLVFNIYSFDYNNTIKDVHHEKINNDQRNNNINNSNNHNIDNNAKTVCPNGSSDDENDDNKFNAKKKKLINDNNQKINVFNILDENHPLLDYHTEDINNLIQNDDMKTNYSDINLNFNIDIYVSINNLCIFGYYNKYNKNCSQTKWLINNSSVSQISVEECIYEIFAKIFPSSTFTFMAAGREDKDVRMMNIGRPFLFTLKETKFSFLNFYLFFIKLNNIESHNNTINIFHQKTVQELFHLLKHYNKKGNNSLNQVTHQKKNIITSPVNPINTCYALLSRQNTVYLYDLDIGNILAEKSKDVFLQDKNIANLHINTNYNDEIEVLLSEEISKKDNTTNIDKNDNINYSANDEEKADPNYNAQFDSNVVFSPKANNTKDKKIMNDNSHMLNDKSSYNISNLVDVKFSNIAFSTNYELIKKVMKFGEDRKKAYKCIIYHSCVMTKEKIIEINKQVLNYENCNDCVLNIIQKTPIRVLHRRGLLNRKRKIYEFKLVFIHKHFSLLYLLAESGTYIKEFVNSDRGRTFPSVKYFFEDNAFVNILNLDVSKFVYDFNNN